One window from the genome of Cricetulus griseus strain 17A/GY chromosome 2, alternate assembly CriGri-PICRH-1.0, whole genome shotgun sequence encodes:
- the Znf16 gene encoding zinc finger protein 16, with protein MFLKGPLGEKGLICNGFDKNFSLSPSPLVCQGISTEERPHPCCSPENFQHSSDLTGQEGLPALESSFICTGCGTTFRGNLDLVQHQRANVGEKSFMCSECGKAISQNSVLKKHWQSYQNVKPCQRGKCVKVFQGHKDFARDQVHHDNESYVCKECGKAFSHNSSLKKHQKSHMVEKPYECSECGKAFRRSSNLVQHQRIHSEEKPYICNRCGKAFRRNSNLIKHHRVHTGEKPFECNDCGKAFSQSAHLQKHQRIHTGEKPYECNDCGRSFSRISNLVKHHRVHTGEKPYQCNDCGKAFSQSSSLLQHRRIHTGEKPHVCSVCGKAFSYSSVLRKHQIIHTGEKPYRCSICGKAFSHSSALLQHQGVHTGDKPYKCHECGKTFSRSSNLILHHRVHTGEKPYECTECGKTFSQSSTLIQHRRIHNGLKPHECGQCGKAFNRSSNLIHHQKVHTGEKPYTCVECGKGFSQSSHLIQHQIIHTGERPYQCSECGKAFNQRSVLIQHQRTHTGVKPYDCSTCGKAFSQRSKLVKHQLIHTKE; from the coding sequence ATGTTCCTTAAGGGCCCCTTAGGGGAGAAAGGTCTGATTTGTAATGGTTTTGACAAAAACTTCAGTTTGAGCCCGAGTCCATTAGTGTGTCAGGGAATCTCTACAGAAGAGAGGCCTCATCCATGCTGCTCTCCAGAGAACTTTCAGCACAGTTCAGACCTAACTGGCCAGGAGGGGCTTCCTGCACTTGAAAGCTCATTCATATGTACTGGGTGTGGGACAACATTCAGAGGAAACCTTGACCTTGTTCAGCATCAGAGAGCCAACGTTGGAGAAAAGTCTTTTATGTGTTCTGAATGCGGAAAAGCCATTAGCCAGAACTCTGTTCTTAAAAAACactggcaatcttaccaaaatgTGAAACCCTGCCAGCGTGGCAAGTGTGTGAAAGTCTTTCAGGGGCATAAAGACTTTGCAAGGGATCAGGTTCACCATGACAATGAGTCTTATGTGTGTaaggaatgtgggaaagccttcagccATAACTCAAGCCTTAAAAAACACCAGAAGTCTCACATGGTTGAAAAGCCTTATGAATGCAGTGAATGTGGAAAGGCTTTTAGGCGGAGCTCAAACCTCGTCCAACATCAAAGAATCCATTCTGAAGAAAAACCATATATATGCAACcggtgtgggaaagccttcaggcGGAATTCAAACCTCATTAAACACCACAGGGTTCACACAGGTGAGAAGCCTTTCGAGTGCAATGACTGTGGTAAAGCCTTTAGTCAGAGTGCACACCTCCAGAAGCATCAGAggattcatactggagagaaaccgtaTGAGTGTAATGATTGTGGCAGGTCGTTCAGTCGAATCTCAAACCTCGTTAAGCATCACAgggttcatactggagagaaaccttaccaGTGCAATGACTGTGGGAAAGCATTTAGCCAGAGTTCTAGTCTTCTTCAGCATCggagaattcacactggagagaagcctcatgtgtgcagtgtgtgtgggaaagcctttagtTACAGCTCTGTGCTCAGGAAGCACCAAATAATTCACACGGGAGAGAAGCCATACAGGTGCAGTATCTGTGGGAAGGCCTTCAGCCACAGTTCAGCCCTCCTCCAGCATCAAGGTGTGCACACTGGAGACAAGCCCTATAAGTGCCACGAATGTGGAAAGACCTTCAGTCGAAGTTCCAACCTCATCCTTCACCATCGAGtccacactggagaaaaaccttatgaatgtaCTGAGTGTGGGAAAACCTTCAGCCAGAGTTCAACGCTCATTCAGCACCGGAGGATTCACAATGGGTTAAAACCTCATGAATGTGGCcaatgtggcaaagccttcaaCCGAAGTTCAAATCTTATCCACCACCAGAAAgttcacactggggagaagcccTACACATGTGTCGAATGTGGTAAGGGCTTCAGCCAGAGCTCACATCTCATTCAACATCAAATAATCCACACTGGAGAGAGGCCCTATCAGTGCAGTGAGTGTGGAAAAGCCTTTAATCAGCGCTCAGTGCTCATCCAGCACCAAAGGACTCACACTGGTGTGAAGCCCTATGACTGCTCTACTTGTGGGAAAGCTTTCAGCCAGCGGTCAAAGTTGGTTAAGCACCAGTTAATTCACACAAAGGAGTAG